One genomic window of Sulfuricurvum sp. IAE1 includes the following:
- a CDS encoding c-type cytochrome: protein MNKTVLAAIVIVIAMAGATYLAVGSAGGMGGEGDWVNKLAVLGALVLVVVTAFVVTKYVRQMQTDKASGKLADENWDGIGEYKNELPFGWAVIFLGLNIWAIWYFLAGYPVNAYSQIGEYNEEVAAHDTKFEAEHANMDEETLKEMGGSVFIVQCAPCHGLQADGIDGKAANLNVRLEEKTIKHVINNGSNNQLLGMEMPMPDRNGLMNANTGALITDAEIDAVAKYVAGGLKGTEGADVFAGTCAACHGADGKGIDMVGPSLADYNPTLVANVLKHGKKGAIGAMPAFNNLTEVQVKALGAYVTGLSK, encoded by the coding sequence ATGAATAAGACAGTACTTGCCGCTATTGTGATCGTAATTGCAATGGCGGGTGCAACCTACCTTGCTGTCGGTAGTGCCGGCGGTATGGGTGGTGAGGGTGACTGGGTTAACAAACTCGCCGTGTTGGGTGCGCTTGTCCTGGTCGTCGTGACAGCGTTCGTAGTGACTAAATATGTTCGCCAGATGCAAACAGATAAAGCGAGCGGAAAACTTGCGGATGAAAACTGGGACGGGATCGGAGAATATAAAAACGAACTTCCTTTCGGATGGGCGGTTATTTTCCTCGGTCTCAACATCTGGGCAATCTGGTACTTCCTCGCGGGTTATCCGGTTAACGCCTATTCGCAAATCGGTGAATACAATGAAGAAGTAGCGGCACACGACACAAAATTCGAAGCGGAACATGCGAACATGGATGAAGAGACGCTTAAAGAGATGGGCGGATCGGTATTTATCGTACAATGTGCTCCGTGTCACGGTCTTCAGGCAGACGGTATCGACGGCAAAGCGGCGAACCTGAATGTCCGTCTCGAAGAAAAAACAATCAAACACGTGATCAACAACGGTTCGAACAACCAGCTCCTGGGAATGGAAATGCCGATGCCGGATCGTAACGGTTTGATGAACGCCAACACGGGTGCTTTGATTACCGATGCGGAAATTGATGCGGTTGCCAAATACGTTGCCGGCGGTCTCAAAGGGACTGAAGGTGCCGACGTATTTGCCGGAACATGTGCCGCATGTCACGGAGCAGACGGCAAAGGGATCGATATGGTCGGACCAAGCCTGGCCGATTACAATCCGACTCTCGTGGCCAATGTTCTCAAACACGGTAAAAAAGGTGCGATCGGTGCAATGCCGGCATTCAACAACTTGACTGAAGTTCAAGTCAAAGCGCTTGGTGCGTATGTCACCGGCCTCAGCAAATAA
- a CDS encoding DUF4006 family protein, whose protein sequence is MENRSIFALDGITGMLIATVLLLSILAFLTVLGLGAQQNNAANFYKIENEKEIKMISTDNAKHRVNVE, encoded by the coding sequence ATGGAAAATCGTAGCATTTTTGCATTGGACGGCATCACCGGGATGTTGATCGCAACAGTATTGTTGCTTTCCATTCTCGCTTTCCTCACGGTTTTGGGACTCGGCGCGCAGCAAAACAATGCCGCCAACTTCTACAAAATCGAAAATGAAAAAGAGATCAAGATGATTAGCACCGATAACGCTAAGCATCGGGTCAACGTAGAGTAA